The sequence below is a genomic window from Microbacterium sp. SORGH_AS_0888.
TCTTCGTCGTGCTGGCGCTGTACGGCGCCGTCATGCTCGTGTGCTCGCTGTTCCTGGTCCCCGAGACGCTGCCGAAGGCGCGGCGTGAGGAGCGCGGCTCGACGACCGTGTGGCAGCGCTACCGCAGCGTCTTCGGCGACCGCGTGTTCGTCGGGGTGCTCGTGATCGGCGGCATGAGCTTCTCCGGGCTCTTCTCCTACCTCTCGGCATCCTCGTTCCTGTTCCAGCAGAGCTACGGATTCGACGCGCAGCAGTACGGGCTGCTGTTCGCGGTCAACTCGCTGGGGATCATCATCGGAGTGCAGGCCGCGTCGCGGCTCGCCGCGCGGTTCGGGCCGCAGTGGGTCATGGCGTTCTCGACGGCCGTCCTCGTCGTCGCCGGCGCGGCCATCATCGTGACCGACCAGCTCGGCTGGGGGCTGTGGGGCACGATCGTTCCCCTGTTCGTGTTCATCACGGCGTGCGGGTTCACGCTGCCGTGCGTCCAGGTGCTGGCGCTCGATCGCCACGGCTCGGCGGCCGGCACGGCGCAGTCGATCATCGGCGCCACGAACTTCGGGGTCGCCGGCCTCGTGTCGCCGCTCGTGGGGTGGATCGCGAAGGATGCGGGCATCACGGCGACGACCATGGCGTCGGTCATGGTCGGGTGCGCGGTGATCGCGGTCGCGGCGCTCTGGCTCGTCGTGCGGCCGCGGACCGTGGCGTTGCTCGCGCCCTGAGCGTTGCTCACGTCCTGAGCCCTGCGGGGCGGCACAATGGGGCGATGGACGGTGTCCCGCACCCGCCGACGCGGACGCTCGTGGTCGGCATCCTTCTCCTGCTGCTGGCGGGCGTGCTCGGAGCCGCCGTGCTCCTGCGGGGCTCGGGCCCTTTCGCGATCGACGCCTGGTGGAACACCCTGCTCGTCGACCTGGACTCGCCGGTGGTCCACGGTCTCGGTCGCGTGCTGGGCGTGCTCGGCGGGGTGTGGGTGAGCATCGTGCTCGTGACGCTCGGGGGCGCCGCCGCGCTGGTCGCCGTGGGGCGACGGTGGGCGGCGCTCTACCTCGTGGCGGCGCAGTTGGTCAGCGCCGTGGCGGTGCAGGTGCTCAAGCACCTCTTCGGCCGCGCGCGCCCGGAGGAGATCCTCGTCCTGAGCGACTACGGCTCCTTCCCCTCCGGCCATACGGCGGCAGCGGCGACCGTGGCGGTCGTCGCCACCGTCGTGTTCGGGCGGTGGTGGGTGGGCGCCCTGGGCGCATGCTGGATCGTGGTGATGGGCCTCAGTCGCACGTCCGTGCACGCGCACTGGCTGAG
It includes:
- a CDS encoding multidrug effflux MFS transporter yields the protein MPESVDPRPSTGAIRALGRDPRTAPLVLHPGDAMTARRRAVYVVLLGALTALGPFTIDLYLPAFPVLEADFHTTAAAIQLTLTGTMIGFAVGQLIVGPLSDKVGRRVPLLAVTALHVVASVAAAIAPDLLLLGVARVVMGAGAAAGGVVAAAIVRDLFGGKRLVVMLSRLALVSGVAPVLAPLVGSWLLGVMPWRGIFVVLALYGAVMLVCSLFLVPETLPKARREERGSTTVWQRYRSVFGDRVFVGVLVIGGMSFSGLFSYLSASSFLFQQSYGFDAQQYGLLFAVNSLGIIIGVQAASRLAARFGPQWVMAFSTAVLVVAGAAIIVTDQLGWGLWGTIVPLFVFITACGFTLPCVQVLALDRHGSAAGTAQSIIGATNFGVAGLVSPLVGWIAKDAGITATTMASVMVGCAVIAVAALWLVVRPRTVALLAP
- a CDS encoding phosphatase PAP2 family protein: MDGVPHPPTRTLVVGILLLLLAGVLGAAVLLRGSGPFAIDAWWNTLLVDLDSPVVHGLGRVLGVLGGVWVSIVLVTLGGAAALVAVGRRWAALYLVAAQLVSAVAVQVLKHLFGRARPEEILVLSDYGSFPSGHTAAAATVAVVATVVFGRWWVGALGACWIVVMGLSRTSVHAHWLSDVLGGALVGAGAALVVAAAFAPPPPLPSAPLPRRPVL